A part of Trichomycterus rosablanca isolate fTriRos1 unplaced genomic scaffold, fTriRos1.hap1 scaffold_157, whole genome shotgun sequence genomic DNA contains:
- the LOC134305888 gene encoding collagen alpha-1(I) chain-like — MGITKLSLGAPAHPAHRLAEPDVRARSPSRSEAVDRTRRGKPTLARDGTDEGGVRTRDVHLGRRGPGTRESRGTLARRRPGRDTPFDQSGPGTRESRGTLARRRPGRDTPFDQSGRGTRESRGTPARRRPGRDAPFDRTEAVSRSPLEPRPRGSGASLGTRPPTHPPIPESPRPPLPSRDPRTCFSGLCLRAYAWEAVSRSPLEPRPRGSGASLGTRPPTHPPIPESPRPPLPSRDPRTWFSGLCLRAYAWEAVSRSPLEPRPRGSGASLGTRPPTHPPIPESPRPSAPLSGPPYVLFGPTRVRPGGRVSEPSRATAAGLGGVARDAPPYAPSDSRVPSTSAPLSGPPYVLFGRVSEASRATVAGLRGVARDAPPYAPSDSRVPATSPSAGPDRRRRASGARISAAPRPTAAGPGGSARALTPPAPSDSRVPATSPSAGTDPRRRASGARISAAPRATAAGLGIVARDAPPYAPSDSGGPTTSPSAGPDPRRRASGARISAAPRPPAAGLGGSARARAPHVPSDFVSQREPSGRTSRIGPGLGVGAPPGLKRALSGAPPPEWAGTGTGGTVSTRMICEEVHQITSSFPCRVLDGCSVAGPEGDLGRVEQFGRVVSEQYNQSVIEEGPSLPSWGPGPDEGTFTGCRGEVLETRDRRGRPHTPAPWPHADYGADRTASRAEIAGGPRGPSGRSAPARRAPPPGPGTIGRGPPETRAGAPGDPAGGPPCPTGAPRALRGPSWEGIAKV, encoded by the exons ATGGGCATCACCAAACTGTCCCTGGGGGCCCCCG CACATCCAGCGCACCGTCTCGCCGAGCCCGACGTGAGGGCGCGGTCGCCTTCCCGGTCGGAGGCCGTGGACCGAACGCGTAGGGGAAAACCGACCCTAGCGCGTGACGGGACCGACGAGGGCGGCGTGCGGACACGGGACGTCCACCTCGGCCGTCGG gGACCGGGGACCCGGGAGAGCCGCGGGACTCTGGCACGGCGACGCCCGGGCCGGGACACGCCTTTTGACCAGAGC gGACCGGGGACCCGGGAGAGCCGCGGGACTCTGGCACGGCGACGCCCGGGCCGGGACACGCCTTTTGACCAAAGC GGACGGGGGACCCGGGAGAGTCGCGGGACTCCGGCACGGCGACGCCCGGGCCGGGACGCGCCTTTCGACCGGACC GAGGCCGTTTCTCGGAGCCCTCTCGAGCCACGGCCGCGGGGCTCGGGAGCGTCGCTCGGGACGCGCCCCCCTACGCACCCTCCGATTCCCGAGTCCCCTCGACCTCCGCTCCCCTCTCGGGACCCCCGCACGTGCTTTTCGGGCCTGTGCCTACGCGCGTACGCCTGGGAGGCCGTGTCTCGGAGCCCTCTCGAGCCACGGCCGCGGGGCTCGGGAGCGTCGCTCGGGACGCGCCCCCCTACGCACCCTCCGATTCCCGAGTCCCCTCGACCTCCGCTCCCCTCTCGGGACCCCCGCACGTGGTTTTCGGGCCTGTGCCTACGCGCGTACGCCTGGGAGGCCGTGTCTCGGAGCCCTCTCGAGCCACGGCCGCGGGGCTCGGGAGCGTCGCTCGGGACGCGCCCCCCTACGCACCCTCCGATTCCCGAGTCCCCTCGACCCTCCGCTCCCCTCTCGGGACCCCCGTACGTGCTTTTCGGGCCTACGCGCGTCCGCCCGGGAGGCCGTGTCTCGGAGCCCTCTCGGGCCACGGCCGCGGGGCTCGGGGGCGTCGCTCGGGACGCGCCCCCCTACGCCCCCTCGGATTCCCGAGTCCCCTCGACCTCCGCTCCCCTCTCGGGACCCCCGTACGTTCTTTTCGGGCGTGTCTCGGAGGCCTCTCGAGCCACGGTCGCGGGGCTCCGGGGTGTCGCTCGGGACGCGCCCCCCTACGCCCCCTCCGATTCCCGAGTGCCGGCGACCTCCCCTTCCGCCGGGCCCGACCGTAGACGCCGCGCGTctggggcccgtatctcggcggCCCCTCGACCCACGGCCGCGGGACCCGGAGGCTCCGCCCGTGCCCTGACCCCGCCCGCCCCCTCCGATTCCCGAGTGCCGGCGACCTCCCCTTCCGCCGGGACCGACCCTAGGCGTCGCGCGTccggggcccgtatctcggcggCCCCTCGAGCCACGGCCGCGGGGCTCGGGATCGTCGCTCGGGACGCGCCCCCCTACGCCCCCTCCGATTCCGGCGGGCCTACGACCTCCCCTTCCGCCGGGCCCGACCCTAGACGCCGCGCGTctggggcccgtatctcggcggCCCCTCGGCCCCCGGCCGCGGGACTCGGAGGCTCCGCCCGTGCCCGTGCCCCGCACGTACCGTCCGATTTCG TGTCCCAAAGAGAGCCTTCGGGCCGGACCTCTCGTATCGGGCCGGGACTCGGCGTGGGCGCCCCCCCGGGCCTGAAGCGCGCCCTGTCCGGAGCCCCGCCCCCTGAGTGGGCGGGAACCGGAA CGGGGGGCACCGTGTCCACACGGATGATCTGTGAGGAGGTTCACCAGATCACAAGTTCCTTTCCATGCCGTGTCCTAGACGGCTGCTCTGTCGCCGGGCCCGAGG GTGACCTAGGACGTGTCGAGCAGTTCGGCCGGGTGGTTAGTGAACAATATAACCAAAGCGTCATCGAAGAGGGgccctcccttccttcctgGGGCCCGGGACCCGACGAGGGAACGTTCACCGGATG CCGGGGGGAGGTCCTAGAGACACGGGACCGACGCGGGCGTCCTCACACGCCCGCGCCCTGGCCGCACGCCGATTACGGGGCCGATCGGACCGCGTCCCGGGCGGAGATCGCCGGGGGCCCCCGGGGCCCCTCGGGGCGGAGCGCCCCGGCACGACGGGCGCCCCCTCCGGGTCCCGGGACGATCGGACGGGGTCCGCCCGAGACTCGGGCCGGGGCCCCCGGGGACCCCGCGGGGGGCCCCCCCTGCCCCACGGGCGCGCCCCGTGCGCTCCGGGGCCCGTCGTGGGAAGGGATCGCTAAAGTGTGA